In one window of Dermochelys coriacea isolate rDerCor1 chromosome 3, rDerCor1.pri.v4, whole genome shotgun sequence DNA:
- the LOC119852623 gene encoding serotriflin-like, with protein sequence MQGVPEQNDCISQVVSGTQLWLSEKAKNALFVNTRPENMWTDKFEMAPVYAILSTDLPEVQIEITDKHNEFRRLVSPTASNMLKMVWNAEAAKDAKSWAEQCVYSHSPESRRKVVSWSVEIDYFTFGVGPTPSNAVIGYYTQMAWYKSYEIGCAVAFCPDRALYKYYYVCHYYPAGNVVGSTTTPYKIGDPCGDCPYACDNGLCTNPCKYEYTFSNRRQLKTQYTCKHLFVLKYCLLHVADNHQLGNRGNQVAKCEPVSAEHTDIEENCKEEEGKEACDEDFHEGNISEEVSARAPRHHPPFPE encoded by the exons ATGCAAGGTGTTCCGGAACAGAATGATTGCATAAGTCAGGTAGTGTCTGGTACACAGCTTTGGTTGAGTGAGAAAGCCAAGAATGCACTCTTTGTAAATACCAGGCCAGAAAATATGTGGACTGACAAATTTGAAATGG CTCCAGTATATGCTATTTTGTCTACTGACTTGCCAGAAGTGCAAATAGAGATCACTGACAAGCACAATGAGTTCAGGAGATTAGTAAGTCCAACTGCGAGCAACATGCTGAAGATG GTATGGAATGCTGAAGCTGCAAAGGATGCTAAAAGTTGGGCAGAACAATGTGTTTATTCCCATAGTCCTGAATCCAGAAGAAAAGTTGTAA GCTGGTCTGTTGAGATAGATTACTTCACATTCGGTGTTGGACCAACACCATCAAATGCAGTCATTGGATACTATACTCAG ATGGCTTGGTATAAGTCTTATGAGATTGGATGTGCAGTTGCTTTCTGTCCAGACCGGGCTCTGTACAAGTACTATTATGTTTGCCATTACTACCCTGC ggGAAATGTAGTAGGATCAACTACAACACCTTACAAAATAGGAGATCCATGTGGCGACTGTCCTTATGCTTGTGACAATGGACTGTGCA CCAATCCCTGCAAGTATGAATATACATTCTCCAACCGTCGTCAATTAAAAACGCAATATACCTGTAAACACCTGTTTGTCCTAAAATATTGT CTGCTGCATGTTGCTGACAACCACCAATTAGGAAACAGAGGGAACCAAGTTGCAAAATGTGAACCAGTGTCTGCAGAGCATACAGATATTGAGGAAAATTGCAAAGAAGAAGAGGGTAAG